The following is a genomic window from Pecten maximus chromosome 19, xPecMax1.1, whole genome shotgun sequence.
ATATTTGTGTCCGGGTCTTTTTCCGTAAGACACCTGTCTGAGAGGAATCTTTACAAAACTCGGAACTGTTGGTCGAGTCCTTTGTGACCTGCCTGCTGTATCTCTGTAATCTACTTGAAAGGCTCTCAACATCACCACCTTTCGATTCTTTACTAGCTCTGCAAGGTTTTGTCTCTAGCTGGAATGACTTACTGAACGGTTCAGTTGGAACAATAAACGTAAAACTTTGTGGCCCTTGATCTGAATGCGAGTCATTGTCTGCTGATAAAATTTTACCTTGTTCCACAGTTGTGCGAGTTGCACGGTGGTTGTTTAAGGTAAATTCTGTGTCAAATATCTGACCACCAGTACTCTTTGCTTGCGTATCGTCCCTTACGTAACTCGCCAGTCTCACGCCCTTATTAAGggcataaatataacatttataccgGTTTACCTTTGTATCACTCTCAATTCTCTTCTGTTGACCGCTGGCATCCCTAAACCCTTCAGACATGTTTCAATCGTTTGCAGCGCGGTATCCTTCCGGAATTTGTTGATCGCTTGCATCGCTGTATACTTCAGGCATTAGCTGACCGTTTGCAGCGCTACATACTTTAGGCATTAGCTGACCGTTTGCAGCGCTACATACTTCAGGCATTATCTGACCGTTTGTAGCGCTACATACTTCAGACATTAGCTGACCATTAACAGCGCTACATACTTCAGGCATTAGCTGACCATTTGTAGCGCTACATACTTCAGGCATTAGCTGACCATTTGTAGCGCTACATACTTCAGACATTAGCTGACCATTTGCATCGCTACATACTTCAGGCATTAGCTGACCATTTGTAGCGCTACATACTTCAGGCATTAGTTGACCATTTGTAGCACTACGTACTTCAGGCATTAGCTGACCATTTGTAGCGCTACATACTTCAGGCATTAGCTGACCATTTGTAGCACTACGTACTTCAGGCATTAGCTGACCATTTGTAGCGCTACGTACTTCAGGCATTAGCTGACCATTTGTAGCGCTACATACTTCAGGCATTAGCTGACCATTTGTAGCGCTACATACTTCAGGCATTAGCTGACCATTTGTAGCGCTACATACTTCAGGCATTAGCTGACCATTTGTAGCGCTACATACTTCAGGCATTAGCTGACCATTTGTAGCGCTACATACTTCAGGCATTAGCTGACCATTTGCATCGCTACATACTTCAGGCATTAGCTGACCATTTGCAGCGCTACATACTTCAGGCATTAGCTGACCATTTGTAGCGCTACATACTTCAGGGATTAGCTGACCATTTGTAGCGCTACATACTCCAGGCATCTGTTGATCAGGGATACATACTTGTACTCCAGAAGTTTGCTGCTCGTTTGATCGATTATATTCAAATTGGAAGTAAGACGCGTGACTTGTCGCGCTTTTGCCGACATAAAGGTTTGGTGTTTCTTTTTTATGTGTTTCGGTATGTTCCTTAAGAATATGTATATTACTAAATCCTTTGCGACAGACACCACATTTGAATGTTTTCTCCGTCGTGTGTATCCTGAGATGTCTACACAAATTACCTCGCTGTCTAAATGGTTTACCACAGATATCGCATTTGTATGGCTTTTCTCCTGTATGTATTCTTGTATGCATTTTAAGACTGCCACCATACCTATATCGGTTACCACAGATATCACATTTGTATGGCTTCTCTCCTGTATGTATCCTGGTATGTAATTTCAAGGAAGATCCCTGGCGAAATCCCTTACCGCAAACATTACACTTGTATGGCTTTCCTagcatgtgtgttttggaatgTGCTCTCAGTTGAGAATTCGTGAGAAATTTCTTACCGCAAACACTACATTCAAATTGTTTCTCTTCGGTATGTAACCTGCTGTGAATTTTCAGGTCAGCGGGTAGTCTAAAAACCTCTTTCTGCATAAATCACACTCCTGCGGCTTTTCTCCCAAATGTATCATGATATGTCTTTTCAACGTTGATTTCTGTGTAAATGTCCTACCACAAAGATAACATTTGTGCGGCTTCTCTCCCGTATGCATCAGGATGTGTCTATATAAGGTAGATCCATGTCCAAAAGCCTTTCCACAACGATCACATATATATGACCTTTCCCCAGTATGAACTCTGAGATGTACTTTTAGAGTTTTAGCCGAGTTTAACACTTTGCCACATATATGACAGGTACTCTTGGATTGTTCCTTTATATATTCCCTTATGTGATTTGTCTCCTTAAATTCTTTATCAAAGTCATTACACTTGTAGCTTTTCTCTGATATTTGTGCACTAGTCTGTCTCTGTACGAAGCTTGCCTGAAGTAACTTATCAGAAAACGCACGACTGATTTTCACTTCTTTTTTATCATGCCGGTTGTGCCTATCTAATTGACTAGATTGACCATCAAGATGTGAACTACGTGAATCTCTTCCATTTTCCGAAGTATTTGCCTCTATCTGAATGCAATCACTTGACACATCATAAGGAACAtcaaatgtaaaactatttggCTTCTGATATGTATGGGTGGAATTGTTCGTTACTAAAACCTGTCTTTGTTTTCTCCCGTTATGATTTTTGACATGTTCTTTCAGACTGCTTTTGGTGAAAAATAACTGACGGCATATGCAACACTTCcacattttctttgtttgttgtttttctcGTATATAATGTGCCACTTTTACATCCCGATTCAGATCATAAATGAAACATCTATACCGCTGCCTGTTTGTATCCGTCCGAAAATGCTTTTTCAGAATGCTTGTATGTAAATGAAGTTCTGATGCATGACTAGTCCCACTTTCTCTTACAATAGAGCTGAATTTACCTTCTGCCCCACAACTAGTAGCGCTGGCAAGGTGGTCTGTATTACATAAAGCCTTATTACCATATTGTcctgtacaggtatgtattcTCTCAAGTAATTGTAGAGTGTTTGTATCCGTAACATTTTTACCACAGTCATGACACTTGTATGTTTTCTCTGTTAACTGTGCAACAGAGTGATTTTGTAAAATACTTGGTTGGTCCATATTCTGGCTCTGTACTTTACTCGTTAGAATCTGGTCCATATTCTGGCTCTGTACTTTACTCGTTAGAATCTGGTCCATATTCTGGCTCTGTACTTTACTCGTAAGAATCTGGTCCATATTCTGGCTCTGTACTTTACTCGTTAGAATCTGGTCCATATTCTGGCTCTGTACTTTACTTGTAAGAATCTGGTCCATATTCTGGCTGTGTACTTTACTTGTAAGAATCTGGTCCATATTCTGGCTCTGTCCTTTACTTGTTAGAATCTGGTCCATATTCTGGCTCTCTACTTTACTTGTAAGAATCTGGTCCATATTCTGGCTCTCTACTTTACTTGTAAGAATCTGGTCCATATTCTGGCTCTGTCCTTTACTTGTTAGAATCTGGTCCATATTCTGGCTCTGTACTTTACTTGTAATAATCTGGTCCATATTCTGGCTCTGTCCTTTACTTGTTAGAATCTGGTCCATATTCTGGCTCTGTACTTTACTTGTTAGAATCTGGTCCATATTCTGGCTCTGTACTTTACTTGTTAGAATCTGGTCCATATTCTGGCTCTGTACTTTACTTGTAATAATCTGGTCCATATTCTGGCTGTGTACTTTACTCGTTAGAATCTGGTCCATATTCTGGCTCTCTACTTTACTTGTAAGAATCTGGTCCATATTCTGGCTCTCTACTTTACTTGTAAGAATCTGGCCCATATTCTGGCTCTGCACTTTACTCGTTAGAATCTGGTCCATATTCTGGCTCTGTACTTTACTTGTTAGAATCTGGTCCATATTCTGGCTCTGTACTTTACTTGTAATAATCTGGTCCATATTCTGGCTCTGTCCTTTACTTGTTAGAATCTGGCCCATATTCTGGCTCTGTACTTTACTCGTTAGAATCTGGTCCATATTCTGGCTCTGTACTTTACTCGTAAGAATCTGGTCCATATTCTGGCTCTGTACTTTACGCGTTAGAATCTGGTCCATATTCTGGCTCTGTACTTTACTTGTTAGAATCTGGTCCATATTCTGGCTCTGTACTTTACTTGTTAGAATCTGGTCCATATTCTGGCTCTGTACTTTACTCGTTAGAATCTGGTCCATATTCTGGCTCTCTACTTTACTTGTTAGAATCTTGTCAACATTGGGAACAAGTAACTCTAGCTGAGATGAATCACTTAACTCTTTATCGCTGACACCACACGAGTACATGTTTGGTTTCTCTTCTGCAGGTGTACCGGTGTGTACATCTGGCCCAGAGGAGTCGTCAAACCCTTTATCATAGACATCACATGAGTACATTTTTGGTTTCTCGTCTGTATGAGCCCCGGTGTGTACATCTCGCTGAGAGGAGTCATCAAACCTGGTAACTGAGACTTCAGACACCATAGATGTTTGGTTCAGCATCTGTATCCATTTCCATCCGGGAATACATATGGTCATGATGAAAAATATAAGGTATACGAATTCTTGGTACCTCATTCTGCTGAGAATATGTATGGTCATGATCACTGGGACAACGTGAATGCCTTTTTATCCCTGCAAACATGTCTCTTTAAATCTAAGGAATAGCTGAAGTCTTGCCCACAAACATCACATCTATACATGTTCTATCCTTCACTCCGAGTTCAATTCAGCATCACATCATATCTGAAAAACAGAAACAGAATTggttaagaaataaaaaacaaaaggaGATCcaataatcaataaaatttaTAGTTTTTGAAGTCTTAAACACTACATAAAATTCTGATGAGTTTCAAAACAAAGGCCaaatgggcccgaatcgctcacctgttATCCAGGGATCCTTttcatacataaaaaataattaagaaCAAGTTTATAAGAGACCATTGAATCTCACGGGCTGGGAGTTATTTGAAAAggtgtcttttaaatattttggccaatttTAAACCTTTCAAACTTACATTAtaatcaaggtcattcatttaaacagaTTTTCTAGCATTCGTCCAAGAACGCTTCAAGTCAGATATAAAGTATCTGGACCTTTCAGTTATTGAAAAtaagtcataaaaatatttcagtctatttgactGCCCTCATCTtgaaaggtcaatgtcattcatttgaacaaacttggtagcccttcacccctgcatgctacaggcctaataaTTGGTCTTTGGGCCTCTACCTTATTGAGAAAAAATTGATTAAACATATTAGCCTATTTCACCGTGGTGAGCTTAAATGAAGGacaggtcattcatttgaacaaactggtagcccttcaccttagcatgctacagacccaatatcaatctctgagcctcttggttatgcccaatatcaaatctctgagcctcttggttattgagaagtcttTAAgcatttcagcctatttgacccatgtgaccttaaatgtagatcaaggtcattaatttgaaaaaaaaagactttgtACCCCTTCATGCTAGCATGcaacagacccaatatcaagtccctgggtatcttggttatttagaagaagtcatttgaagattttagcctatctGATCACTGctaccttgaatgaaggtcagagtcagtcatttgaaaaaacttggtagcccttcaccctagcatgctacaggccaaatatcaagtccctgagcctcttggttattgagaaacaGATATTCgaatattttagcctatttgaccgatgtgacattgaatgaaggtcaaggtcatttattttaacaaacttacaAAGCCCTTTATAATTACCCTAGCCTGCTACAGGCCATATATCaagtctcttggttattgagaagttgatTGAATACTaaagcctttttgacccatgttaCCTTGGATGAagatcaaggtaattcatttgaacaaatttagtagcccttcaccccagcatactacagactCAATATCAACTCCCAGGGCcccttgattattgagaagttaagaagttgtttgaagattatagcctatttgacctatatGACATTAAATGGTCAAGGtgattcatttgaataaacatgGTAGCCTAGGCCTTCACCCTAGCAttctacaggccaaatatcaagtccctgaggcTTTTGGtgattgagaagaagttgcttgaagattttagtctattttacccatgtgaccttgaatgaaggttaaggtcatttattttaacaatgtTGTTAGCCCTTTCTCCCAGGATAATACAgcccaaatatcaagtcccttgcCCTCCTGGTTATTGgggagaagttgtttaaatgacaAAGTTGATGCCAGACAGACGGCCCGACAGACGAAGGACATAAATGAACAACTCTGATCATGACTCAACTAGTTGTACAATAGTCCAACAGTTTGGAACGCATTAACGACAACGGCCTACTGGCCCCTACTGGCCATCTCCCAATCCCCTCCCCACATAATCCCTTCCCAAACCTTTTGTCACAGCACATTTCACAAAACACCTTATACTGCTTGCACTCGGGTCCAAAGCCATAttatacagttgagtgtagactaaaggttacacaaagtgcactcggagtgcactccgtttggactcggagtgcactccgtttggactccaggtaaacttggagtgcactcggagtgcactccgagtttacctggagtcctatcaggccccaatcctacctgggtccacatgtatcacaatattcctagtagactaaacaaatgttaatagtaatattaaaagaaaaaaagtaatttgtaaaaatctatttatttatgtgtaaattatattaaaagcatcaaagtattaacatatatatgatatagtctgattatagaactggggtaggcatgcatatggtgtcttataggactccaggtagactcggagtccacttggagtgcactccaagtttacctggagtccaaacggagtgcactccaagtccaaatggagtgcactcggagtgcacttgggtgtaacctttagtctacactcatTGACTCAACTGTAGGTGCACCTATATGCATAGCTGCGATGACGTAGCTCTGAAGGACGGACGGAagatttctgacagatggtggTCGTGGAACGGAGTGAAGGCAGGGTATTATTCGTTCTACTATATGTATTGAAAGACGAGGCTAATACCTATGCTCACACACCTGTAGGTCGTTTGTCAAACGACAGTCAGTTATGATCACCAGCCTAATTTTCCTCTGGCTCTGGTCTGGTACCGGTGTCAGAAAAATCGGGCTCGACACTCTAGGCTGTTTGTTTATGCAGACTAAAATGATATTGACGGACCTGGAAATGTGAATACAAGCCGCGGGAGTCTTTGCCAAGGCTCGTCTGAAATCAATATAAAATCgccaggtccgtctttatttcataaacgaaaaACACCGGTCAAACTTGACCAgccgtttggaccgcaaaaactAAATGGCCCTGCTGATGTTGCGGCCAGAGGTTTTTGGCGGTTCTAAGCAGATATGTACAGAAAATTGTTGTTTGAACGTCATAACAATAGTCACAAGAATAGTTCGCTGtgatatcataaacaatatacagATACCTGTCTTTCGTAGTTAAGTTAATAGGCATATTATAAACCCTCTCCACAGAACAGTGCAATACGAAATGTTGTTGTATACAACCATGATCGGTCGTAGTCGTCCTGGCGCtttttagctctctggacggagtccaggagagcttacgcagtcattctcatgtttttgccggaagtagaattattaaaagtttgtggacagaggatatcagaaacagtgggactgtcagaatggatttcaagacacatgattggggtcgacacgaactagatttgacaagaaatttgagttgttaaatgatttcatttttgaGTAATCGTCAATTAacggtgtcattttggacattctcggtgtcacagggacatgccgaacgttattctgaggagttatgaggcaaagttcctatatcaacccactgtaatgtgtatataacaatgtgcTGCAACACACGTATCCCTGTGACGCTGCAAAAATTTGCTGCTATGcgtgttacattatatacattatgtcgtctgctacagtgtacaGGGTGTCTCGCGAAGCTTCTTAGTAGTTCCAATTGTTTATCTTCTCTCATAATAATAACTTAATTTCTTGAAAGCATGGGAATGGAGCCCTatctttaaatcggcaaaagttccggcctatcacaaggagacttgacacgaacacaccgcagcctcccaaaacacacatatgcactcaccacactcatacatgtcgcacgcacgggaggccgtccttaaatgaccttagatgttaataggacgttaaacaaaataaaccaaaccaaaccaaaccagagcTATTACttagtatttgaaatatgtcCTGTTACCCAGTGTATAGCTTTAAAtcactaatacatgtaactgttgacaaatgtgttttgggtATAAAATGTACcatgtgtaaatatggtaaatatcagaaaacttgtgataatttaaatcaaatttggagagaATATAGGTTTCTAATTGATTATagtcatatgcatatatattgatgatttgtatTATGTAGTGATAATGTGCAAGCTGAAAGTATGTCGCATTGGTACTATATTGATGACcaatttgacatgtgacctttggtgactaataaatgaataacatttctctagtcatatacatcggaaaacagtgaaaatattatgagatgaaacaggaaacaattctcaaaatttcatttgaaacgatcaatacacaaagtcaggaaaattcattgaaaaagttgaaaatacagagaatatatagcaaaattaaaaaaaaataagactGAAATTCGCAAGgaactgtatatacaaacaagctggatttctaatcaacgtccagagagctacgaggccattggcctcttgtttgtgGTAGTGGGACATACTAAAGTTAGAAGATAAAGCTCCATACAACCGTATTTTGCCCGGAGTGggacacattatctttattaCTATCTTTTTTTTACCTACTGACGGACATTAAATCATCTCTTCATCTATTCATATTCATAAAAGGATCTTAAAATATTCCAACAAATTCGACCGCTTTACAATTGAAAGTAGATCAAGGTTATTCATGTGAAAACTTGCTTTTCTTAAATCTTGTCAGCTGAAAGACTGTAAAAGCGAATGTAAAACCAGTTAAATCAATCATTCCTTCAATGCACCATGCTACCGGGAAATTATCATTCACTTACTCTCTTTTGGTTAataagaagtcgttt
Proteins encoded in this region:
- the LOC117317319 gene encoding zinc finger protein 568-like; the encoded protein is MTIHILSRMRYQEFVYLIFFIMTICIPGWKWIQMLNQTSMVSEVSVTRFDDSSQRDVHTGAHTDEKPKMYSCDVYDKGFDDSSGPDVHTGTPAEEKPNMYSCGVSDKELSDSSQLELLVPNVDKILTSKVESQNMDQILTSKVQSQNMDQILTSKVQSQNMDQILTSKVQSQNMDQILTRKVQSQNMDQILTSKVQSQNMDQILTSKVQSQNMGQILTSKGQSQNMDQIITSKVQSQNMDQILTSKVQSQNMDQILTSKVQSQNMGQILTSKVESQNMDQILTSKVESQNMDQILTSKVHSQNMDQIITSKVQSQNMDQILTSKVQSQNMDQILTSKVQSQNMDQILTSKGQSQNMDQIITSKVQSQNMDQILTSKGQSQNMDQILTSKVESQNMDQILTSKVESQNMDQILTSKGQSQNMDQILTSKVHSQNMDQILTSKVQSQNMDQILTSKVQSQNMDQILTSKVQSQNMDQILTSKVQSQNMDQILTSKVQSQNMDQPSILQNHSVAQLTEKTYKCHDCGKNVTDTNTLQLLERIHTCTGQYGNKALCNTDHLASATSCGAEGKFSSIVRESGTSHASELHLHTSILKKHFRTDTNRQRYRCFIYDLNRDVKVAHYIREKQQTKKMWKCCICRQLFFTKSSLKEHVKNHNGRKQRQVLVTNNSTHTYQKPNSFTFDVPYDVSSDCIQIEANTSENGRDSRSSHLDGQSSQLDRHNRHDKKEVKISRAFSDKLLQASFVQRQTSAQISEKSYKCNDFDKEFKETNHIREYIKEQSKSTCHICGKVLNSAKTLKVHLRVHTGERSYICDRCGKAFGHGSTLYRHILMHTGEKPHKCYLCGRTFTQKSTLKRHIMIHLGEKPQECDLCRKRFLDYPLT
- the LOC117317323 gene encoding oocyte zinc finger protein XlCOF28-like: MQKEVFRLPADLKIHSRLHTEEKQFECSVCGKKFLTNSQLRAHSKTHMLGKPYKCNVCGKGFRQGSSLKLHTRIHTGEKPYKCDICGNRYRYGGSLKMHTRIHTGEKPYKCDICGKPFRQRGNLCRHLRIHTTEKTFKCGVCRKGFSNIHILKEHTETHKKETPNLYVGKSATSHASYFQFEYNRSNEQQTSGVQVCIPDQQMPGVCSATNGQLIPEVCSATNGQLMPEVCSAANGQLMPEVCSDANGQLMPEVCSATNGQLMPEVCSATNGQLMPEVCSATNGQLMPEVCSATNGQLMPEVCSATNGQLMPEVRSATNGQLMPEVRSATNGQLMPEVCSATNGQLMPEVRSATNGQLMPEVCSATNGQLMPEVCSDANGQLMSEVCSATNGQLMPEVCSATNGQLMPEVCSAVNGQLMSEVCSATNGQIMPEVCSAANGQLMPKVCSAANGQLMPEVYSDASDQQIPEGYRAAND